The Cololabis saira isolate AMF1-May2022 chromosome 20, fColSai1.1, whole genome shotgun sequence genome includes a window with the following:
- the LOC133420582 gene encoding E3 ubiquitin-protein ligase TRIM35-like has protein sequence MDEKTLKDFLSCHVCLETLKDPVSLSCSHNFCSSCLKKFWEEAKNRNCPICKRKSSKEDLGVNFSLKELADSFAGKQTGGSSETGKEEKRLEVCKKHPGIPQLFCIDEQRAVCPVCEFSLHQNHKVVPVEEAVGELKELLKSDLKSLQEKRNKYQQVEKTYKDVVQHSEKQLLSTEKQIRAEFNKLQQFLKEEEESRLAALREEEEQKGRRISGERKRIQEQISSLSDSISAVEEELQKDNMSFLSRFKPTRDRAREQSSVSDPPLLSGALINEAKHLGNLAFRVWEKMGDQVHFSPLVLDPNTAAHSLYLSADLTSVRNGGTNQQLPDNPERNVKYANVFGCEGLTSGKHSWEVEVGDHPLWYVGLVKESYDRKGETLASPEYGIWCFCHGDGKYTNGDGEIVTVETSLRRIRVQLDYHGGTVSFYNAEDMTHICTHSDTFTEKLFPYFSLGKSGDAKTSEVRICQTKNRLT, from the coding sequence ATGGATGAGAAAACTCTTAAAGATTTCCTGAGCTGCCACGTTTGTTTAGAGACGTTGAAAGATCCGGTGTCTCTGAGCTGCAGCCACAACTTCTGTTCAAGCTGCCTGAAAAAGTTCTGGGAAGAAGCTAAAAACAGAAACTGTCCcatttgtaaaagaaaatcttccaaAGAGGATCTTGGTGTGAACTTTTCACTGAAGGAACTTGCCGACTCTTTTGCTGGAAAACAGACAGGTGGATCATCTGAgactggaaaagaagaaaagaggctggAGGTTTGTAAGAAACACCCAGGAATACCTCAACTGTTCTGTATAGACGAACAGAGAGCTGTGTGTCCTGTCTGTGAGTTTTCTCTGCACCAGAACCACAAAGTGGTTCCTGTAGAAGAAGCAGTCGgtgagctgaaggagctgctgaaatCTGACTTAAAGTCTCTGCAGGAAAAGAGGAACAAATACCAACAAGTGGAGAAAACATATAAAGATGTGGTTCAACACTCGGAGAAGCAGCTGCTGTCCACAGAGAAGCAGATCAGAGCAGAGTTCAacaaactccagcagttcctgaaggaggaagaggagtccagACTGGCAGCtctgagggaggaagaggagcagaagGGGAGGAGAATCAgcggggagaggaagaggatccAGGAGCAGATCTCCTCTCTGTCAGACAGCATCTCTGCTGTGGAAGAAgagctgcagaaagacaacATGTCGTTCCTCAGCAGGTTTAAACCCACCCGGGACAGAGCCAGAGAGCAGAGCTCAGTGTCAGATCCACCGCTGCTCTCAGGAGCTCTGATAAACGAGGCCAAACACCTGGGAAACCTGGCCTTCAGAGTCTGGGAGAAGATGGGGGACCAGGTCCACTTCAGCCCGCTGGTTCTGGACCCAAACACTGCAGCCCACTCTCTCTATCTGTCTGCTGATCTGACCAGTGTGAGGAATGGAGGTACAAACCAGCAGCTTCCTGATAATCCAGAGAGAAACGTCAAGTATGCCAATGTTTTTGGTTGTGAGGGTTTGACCTCAGGGAAACACAgctgggaggtggaggtgggagaTCATCCTCTCTGGTATGTTGGTTTGGTTAAAGAGTCATATGACAGGAAGGGAGAGACGTTAGCTTCACCTGAATATGGAATCTGGTGTTTCTGTCATGGTGATGGAAAATACACCAATGGTGATGGTGAGATCGTCACGGTGGAGACGAGTCTCCGGAGGATCAGAGTCCAGCTGGACTATCACGGGGGGACGGTTTCCTTCTACAACGCTGAAGACATGACACACATCTGCACTCACAGTGACACTTTCACTGAGAAACTCTTCCCTTATTTCAGTCTGGGAAAGTCTGGTGATGCAAAAACTTCTGAGGTCAGAATCTGTCAGACAAAGAATAGATTAACCTGA